In Oncorhynchus nerka isolate Pitt River linkage group LG21, Oner_Uvic_2.0, whole genome shotgun sequence, the following are encoded in one genomic region:
- the LOC115103944 gene encoding zinc finger protein OZF-like yields the protein MSSLNISPPVKEEGVCWTEKEALGLNIVVKEEKEEEDVTVKQEVEGEAVTVKKEEKDVTVKEEEEKEEDVVFGVKMEGEITVTLKDEEVEIGDLINTRERRDYRGSSGKPQQPHDADEAEKSLYRSEHVKKHQRRSTGKGTHCCSDCGKRFTSSGIKIHQRIHTGEKPYGCDQCGKSFVQYSHLKIHQRTHTGEKSYSCTQCGKSFSHSTSLIPHQRTHTGDNPYSCDECGKIFTTSRNLTLHQSIHTKEKSFSCTQCGKSFLQYSHLKIHQRTHTGEKPFSCTECGKSFSHSTSLISHQRTHTGEKPYSCDQCGKRFTQLSILISHQRTHTGERPYSCSQCGKSFTQLSNLISHQRTHTGEKPFSCDECGKIFTTYRNLTRHQRIHTGEKPFSCTHCGKSFTQQSNLISHQRTHTGEKPYSCDQCGKSFTQLSNLISHQRTHTGEKPYSCGQCGKSFATSGQLTIHQRTHTGETSCS from the exons ATGAGCTCCCTAAACATCTCCCCTCCTGTTAAAGAAGAGggggtctgctggacggagaaagaagctctggggctgaacattgtcgtgaaagaggagaaggaagaagaggatgtcacagtaaaacaagaagtagagggtgaggctgttactgtgaaaaaagaagagaaagacgttacagtgaaagaagaggaagagaaagaggaggatgtaGTTTTTGGAGTGAAGATGGAaggggagattactgtcacattgAAAGATGAAGAGGTGGAGATAGgagatctgattaacacca gagagagacgggactacCGTGGGTCATCTGGGaagcctcaacaacctcatgatgctgacgaggcagagaagagtctctacAGATCAGAACACGTCAAGAAACACCAGCGGAGATCCACAGGGAAGGGaactcactgctgctctgactgtgggaagagattcacctcatcaggcattaaaattcatcagagaatacacacaggagagaaaccttacggctgtgatcaatgtgggaagagttttgttcaaTACAGCCATCTGAagatacaccagagaacacacacaggagagaaatcttatagctgtactcaatgtggTAAGAGTTTTAGTCATTCAaccagcctgataccacaccagagaacacacacaggagataatCCTTATAGCTGTGATGAATGTGGGAAGATTTTTACTACATCTAGAAatctgactctacaccagagcATACACACAAAAGAGAAATCTTTtagctgtactcaatgtgggaagagttttctTCAATATAGCCATCTGaaaatacaccagagaacacacacaggagagaaaccttttagctgtactgaatgtgggaagagttttagtcATTCAACCagcctgatatcacaccagagaacacacacaggagaaaaaccttatagctgtgatcaatgtgggaagagatttactCAGCTAAGCATcctgatatcacaccagagaacacacacaggcgaGAGACCTTATAGCTGttctcaatgtgggaagagttttactcagctaAGCAACCTGatttcacaccagagaacacacacaggagagaaaccttttagCTGTGATGAATGTGGGAAGATTTTTACTACATATAGAAATCTGACTcgacaccagagaatacacacaggagagaaaccttttagctgtactcactgtgggaagagttttactcagcaaAGCAacctgatatcacaccagagaacacacacaggagagaaaccctatagctgtgatcaatgtgggaagagttttactcagctaAGCAacctgatatcacaccagagaacacacacaggagagaaaccctatagctgtggtcaatgtgggaagagttttgctacATCTGGGCAGCTGactatacaccagagaacacacacaggagagacatCCTGTAGCTGA